A genomic segment from Gossypium hirsutum isolate 1008001.06 chromosome D04, Gossypium_hirsutum_v2.1, whole genome shotgun sequence encodes:
- the LOC107898558 gene encoding pre-mRNA-splicing factor syf2, producing the protein MEEDRRVHPDCINASNPYHECVEYCFRKIVEAKAKKDQEKPETVQREHDQPVRCVAYQEQDVQSGAPEPEQNSDDDNNNQLAEENIEGDITKLTGRQKKLFELRLKMNEARKANQTAMVAEKKRMEAPPESRGISKQKWLEERKKKIGKLLDANGLDLQKAYMLDTQEAAEAKYKKWEKDPAPFGWDVFNQKTLYNAYKKRTKNIDIDLEEYNKMKESDPEFFREASSLQYGKAPKVSEDKIDKMVKELKDREEKRKSFSRRRKFHDEKDIDSINDRNEHFNKKIERAFGKYTLEIKNNLERGTALPD; encoded by the exons ATGGAAGAAGACCGCCGAGTTCACCCGGATTGTATCAACGCATCGAATCCGTACCATGAATGTGTTGAATATTGCTTTAGAAAGATTGTTGAAGCCAAGGCAAAAAAGGATCAAGAAAAACCAG AAACCGTGCAACGCGAGCATGATCAACCTGTTAGATGTGTTGCTTACCAAGAACAAGATGTACAAAGTGGAGCACCAGAACCAGAACAAAATTCCGATGATGACAATAATAACCAGCTAGCTGAGGAGAACATTGAaggagacattacaaaacttacTGGTAGACAGAAAAAATTATTCGAGTTGAGACTAAAGATG AACGAGGCAAGAAAAGCTAATCAAACGGCTATGGTGGCTGAAAAGAAACGAATGGAAGCTCCACCAGAATCTAGAGGAATTTCTAAGCAAAAATGGCTCGAGGAAAGGAAGAAAAAGATTGGGAAACTTTTGGATGCAAATGGGTTGGATTTGCAAAAAGCGTATATGCTCGATACTCAAGAGGCAGCCGAGGCAAAATATAAGAAATGGGAAAAGGATCCTGCTCCGTTCGGTTGGGATG TATTCAATCAGAAGACATTGTACAATGCATACAAAAAACGGACAAAGAACATCGACATCGACTTAGAAGAATATAACAAAATGAAAGAATCTGACCCGGAGTTCTTCCGTGAAGCTTCGAGCCTCCAATATGGGAAG GCACCTAAGGTTTCGGAAGATAAGATTGATAAGATGGTAAAGGAACTTAAGGACCGGGAAGAAAAACGCAAGTCATTTAGTAGGAGGAGGAAATTTCACGATGAGAAGGATATCGATTCGATCAATGACCGTAACGAGCATTTCAATAAGAAGATCGAACGGGCCTTCGGGAAATACACATTGGAAATCAAAAATAATCTCGAACGAGGAACCGCATTGCCTGATTAA
- the LOC107898561 gene encoding dirigent protein 4 — translation MEKTMILAWILILSTAMAVARCQDYYSHAGPYVPPPQKVTYLHFFLHDAMSGNNPSAVPIVSPNITTSTGFGGVIAFDDPLTVGPDITSEVIGNAQGLWVSTGKDVLTLMAYLDIGFTKGEFNGSSISVLSRNPITESERELAVVGGKGKFRMAKGYAQLKTYSVNFKTGDAIVEYNVTVIHY, via the coding sequence ATGGAGAAAACTATGATATTAGCCTGGATTTTGATTCTCAGCACCGCCATGGCAGTAGCTCGTTGCCAAGATTATTACTCCCATGCCGGACCATACGTTCCACCTCCACAAAAAGTAACCTATCTCCACTTCTTTTTACACGACGCTATGAGCGGCAACAACCCTAGTGCAGTCCCCATAGTCAGTCCAAACATCACCACCTCGACGGGCTTCGGCGGCGTGATAGCTTTCGATGATCCACTCACCGTTGGCCCCGACATAACATCAGAGGTCATAGGGAACGCTCAAGGCCTCTGGGTGTCGACAGGCAAAGACGTTTTGACTCTGATGGCGTACTTGGACATCGGGTTTACGAAAGGTGAATTCAACGGCAGCTCTATCAGTGTTTTGTCGAGGAATCCAATTACCGAATCGGAGCGTGAGCTTGCGGTGGTCGGAGGGAAAGGGAAGTTCAGGATGGCGAAAGGGTATGCACAACTCAAGACTTATTCCGTAAATTTCAAGACTGGCGACGCCATTGTTGAGTATAATGTGACTGTAATTCATTATTAA
- the LOC107898011 gene encoding probable CCR4-associated factor 1 homolog 11: MSIFVNKPVIVREVFADNLEYEFMLIRSALYNYSFVSMDTEFPGTIFKSEKRFVQLGNPEVNYRFMKVNVDALKIIQLGLTLSDSDGNLPDFGTPFCYIWEFNFKDFDIEKDHYDKESIELLKRQGIDFTRNKEKGICSRDFGIMVLISGLGFGELTWVTFHSAYDFGFLLKILTQNSLPPDLKSFMRHLTYYFGCMIFDIKYSFKIFNLHGGLEKVAKTLNVARVARLSHQAGSDSLLILHCFMQIKNAKAFKQCNQKLPALALYGLV; encoded by the coding sequence ATGTCGATTTTTGTCAACAAACCAGTGATTGTTAGGGAAGTATTTGCTGATAATTTGGAATACGAGTTTATGTTAATTCGAAGTGCACTCTACAACTATTCTTTTGTTTCTATGGATACCGAATTTCCTGGTACAATTTTTAAATCAGAAAAAAGATTCGTTCAATTAGGAAATCCCGAAGTCAATTATAGGTTCATGAAAGTTAATGTCGATGCTTTGAAGATCATTCAACTCGGTTTAACACTCTCTGATTCTGACGGTAATTTGCCAGATTTCGGAACTCCTTTTTGTTATATATGGGAgtttaattttaaagattttgatattGAAAAAGATCATTACGATAAAGAGTCTATTGAGTTACTTAAACGACAAGGTATAGATTTTACAAGGAATAAGGAAAAAGGCATCTGTTCAAGAGATTTTGGCATAATGGTTCTGATTTCCGGGTTGGGTTTCGGTGAATTGACTTGGGTAACTTTTCACAGCGCTTATGATTTTGGgtttttgttgaagattttgaCTCAAAATTCATTACCGCCTGATCTCAAGTCTTTCATGCGACATTTGACTTATTACTTTGGTTGTATGATTTTTGACATCAAGTACAGTTTCAAGATCTTTAACTTACACGGTGGACTAGAAAAGGTGGCAAAAACTTTAAACGTGGCTCGTGTTGCTAGATTAAGCCACCAAGCAGGATCTGATAGTCTTCTCATCCTCCATTGTTTTATGCAAATTAAGAATGCGAAAGCTTTTAAGCAATGTAACCAAAAGTTGCCAGCCTTAGCATTGTATGGACTAGTTTGA
- the LOC107898560 gene encoding dirigent protein 4: MERTMILCWFLLLCIPVAYGGYYSKTESLVSHLRKVTDLRFFFHGILGGENTTAVTVASANSSLLGPSNSIVVDHAPLTVGPEPTSKTIGNAQGLEVFAGRDTTTVVVYLGFGFTEGELNGSSISVFSRNPATETERELAVIGGRGKFKLAEGYALLKTIFISNTSLVVEYNVTVIHY, encoded by the coding sequence ATGGAGAGAACTATGATATTGTGTTGGTTCCTTCTCCTTTGCATCCCCGTGGCTTATGGCGGATACTACTCGAAAACCGAATCACTCGTTTCCCACTTGAGAAAAGTTACCGATCTCCGATTCTTTTTTCACGGCATCCTCGGTGGCGAGAACACTACGGCGGTCACCGTGGCCAGTGCTAACTCTTCTTTGCTAGGGCCATCTAACAGCATAGTTGTCGACCATGCTCCACTCACCGTTGGTCCCGAACCAACATCGAAGACCATCGGGAATGCTCAAGGACTCGAGGTATTCGCGGGTCGAGATACAACCACCGTCGTGGTGTACTTGGGCTTCGGGTTTACTGAAGGAGAATTGAACGGCAGCTCTATTAGCGTGTTTTCGAGGAACCCGGCGACGGAGACGGAACGTGAGCTTGCGGTGATCGGAGGGAGAGGGAAGTTCAAGTTAGCTGAAGGGTATGCATTGCTTAAGACTATCTTTATAAGTAATACCAGTTTGGTTGTTGAATATAATGTAACTGTGATTCATTACTAA
- the LOC107898557 gene encoding 26S proteasome non-ATPase regulatory subunit 4 homolog, whose translation MVLEATMICIDNSEWMRNGDYSPSRFQAQADAVSLICGAKTQSNPENTVGILTMAGKGVRVLATPTSDLGKILSCMHGLEMGGEMNLAAGIQIAQLALKHRQNKNQQQRIIVFAGSPIKHEKKALEMIGKKLKKNSVALDIVDFGEDEDGKPEKLEALLTSVNNNDTSHIVHVPAGQNALSDVLISTPVFTGDGEGGSGFAAAAAAAAAGGVSDFDFGVDPNIDPELALALRVSMEEERSRQEAAAKRAAEEATRQEKGEEAQPQSDSQNATMNATEKASDPMDEDDALLKQALALSMNIPGSDSSAGDAQMSEATNDDQEFALALQMSMQDGSKDSSAQSDVSKVLGDQSFMSSILSSLPGVDPNDPKVKDLLASLPSQSEPQEKKDEDEQPKDDK comes from the exons ATGGTTCTCGAG GCTACTATGATATGCATTGATAACTCAGAGTGGATGCGAAACGGCGATTATTCTCCGTCTCGATTTCAAGCCCAAGCTGATGCTGTTAGTCTTATCTGTGGAGCTAAAACCCAG TCTAATCCGGAGAATACGGTGGGGATTTTGACTATGGCGGGCAAAGGAGTACGTGTATTGGCTACTCCTACTAGCGATCTTGGAAAAATCTTGTCTTGCATGCACG GTCTTGAAATGGGGGGTGAGATGAACCTAGCAGCTGGAATTCAGATTGCTCAGTTGGCTCTAAAGCATCGCCAAAACAAAAATCAGCAGCAAAGGATTATAGTTTTTGCTGGAAG TCCTATTAAGCATGAAAAAAAGGCATTGGAGATGATTGGGAAGAAGCTGAAAAAGAATAGCGTAGCTCTTGATATTGTCGATTTTGGTGAGGACGAAGATGGAAAGCCAGAAAAATTGGAGGCTCTTCTCACAtctgttaataataatgatactaGTCACATAGTTCATGTTCCTGCTGGTCAAAATGCACTTTCAGATGTCCTTATCAG CACGCCTGTGTTCACTGGGGATGGGGAAGGAGGAAGTGGctttgctgctgctgctgctgcagcTGCAGCGGGTGGGGTTTCTGACTTTGATTTTGGTGTGGATCCTAACATAGATCCTGAGCTGGCTCTTGCTCTAAGGGTTTCCATGGAAGAGGAGAGGTCAAGGCAAGAAGCTGCTGCCAAGAGAGCTGCTGAGGAAGCCACTAGACAAGAAAAAGGAGAGGAAGCACAACCACAGTCCGATTCTCAGAATGCAACAATGAATGCTACTGAAAAAGCTTCTGACCCAATG GATGAGGATGACGCTTTGCTAAAGCAGGCCCTTGCATTGTCGATGAATATCCCCGGATCTGATTCTTCTGCAGGTGATGCTCAAATGTCAGAGGCAACTAATGACGACCAGGAATTCGCCTTGG CACTTCAGATGTCTATGCAGGACGGTTCAAAAGATTCGTCAGCTCAATCAGATGTCAGCAAGGTGTTGGGGGATCAGTCTTTTATGTCATCCATTCTTTCATCG CTTCCGGGAGTTGACCCAAACGATCCGAAAGTGAAAGATCTGCTAGCATCTTTGCCCAGCCAATCTGAG CCGCAAGAAAAGAAAGACGAAGATGAACAACCCAAAGATGACAAGTGA